The following proteins are co-located in the Phyllostomus discolor isolate MPI-MPIP mPhyDis1 chromosome 1, mPhyDis1.pri.v3, whole genome shotgun sequence genome:
- the IPO4 gene encoding importin-4 isoform X2 — protein MEPAGLELILRELLLPDTERIRRATEQLQTVLRDPAALSALCNLLASAADPQIRQFAAVLTRRRLSTRWRRLSAEQRESIKSLVLTTLQRETEHTVSLSLAQLSATIFRKEGLEAWPQLMQLLQHSTRSPHIPEREMGLLLLSVVVTSRPEAFRPHHRELLRLLNETLGEVGSPGLLFYSLRTLTTMAPYLRTDDVPLARMLVPKLIMAVQTLISVDEAKACEAMEALDELLESEVPVITSHLSEILTFCLGVARNTALGDAVRVRILCCLTFLVKVKSKALLKNRLLPPLLHTLFPIISAEPPLGQLDPEDQDSEEEDLEIGLVGETPKHFAVQVVDMLALHLPPEKLFTPLMPMLEEALRSASPYQRKAGLLVLAVLSDGASDHIRQRLLTPLLQIVCKGLEDPSQVVRNAALFALGQFSENLQPHISRYSGEVMPLLLAYLKSVPPRHTHHLAKACYALENFVENLGPKVQPYLPELMECMLQPLRNPSSPQAKELAVSALGAIATAAQASLLPYFPTIMEHLREFLVTGHEDLQPVRIQSLETLGALARAVGEPMRPLAEECCQLGLGLCDQVDDPDLRRCTYSLFAALSGLMGEALAPYLPQITTFMLLSLRSTEGIVPQYDSSSSFLLFDDESDGEEEEELMDEDEEEEDDSEISGYSVENAFFDEKEDTCAALGEISVNSSVAFLPYMESVFEEVFKLLECPHLNVRKAAHEALGQFCCALHKACQSCPSEPSTAALQATLAQVVPSYMQAVYRERERQVVMAVLEALTGVLRSCGTLILQPPGRLAELCNMLKAVLQRKTACQDTEEEEEEEDQAEYDAMLLEYAGEAIPALAAAAGGDAFAPFFAGFLPLLLCKTKQGCTVAEKSFAVGTLAECIQGLGAASAQFVSRLLPVLLSATREADPEVRSNAIFGLGVLAEHGGRPAQEHFSKLVGLLLPLLARERHDRVHDNICGALARLLMASPTRKPEPQVLAALLHALPLKEDLEEWVTVGHLFGFLYQSTPDQVVDVAPELLRICSLIQADDKIPPDTKAALLMLLTFLAKQHTDSFHSALGSLPGDKAQELQAILGLT, from the exons ATGGAGCCCGCGGGCCTGGAACTGATCCTGCGGGAGCTGCTGCTGCCGGACACCGAGCGCATCCGCCGG GCCACCGAGCAGCTCCAGACCGTTCTTCGGGACCCCGCCGCCCTGTCCGCGCTTTGCAACCTGTTGGCCTCCGCGGCCGATCCTCAG ATCCGCCAGTTCGCAGCCGTGCTGACCCGCAGACGACTGAGCACCCGCTGGCGACGGCTGTCAGCGGAGCAacgggagag CATCAAGTCCCTGGTTCTGACGACcctccagagagagacaga GCACACTGTGAGCCTTAGCCTGGCCCAGCTCTCAGCCACTATTTTTCGGAAGGAaggcctggaggcctggcctCAGCTCATGCAGCTTCTTCAGCACAGTACCCGCAGCCCCCACATCCCTGAGAGAGAG ATGGGGCTTTTGCTGCTAAGTGTAGTGGTGACCTCCCGGCCGGAGGCCTTCCGACCCCACCACCGGGAACTTCTTCGGCTTTTGAATGAGACCCTTGGTGAGGTGGGGTCTCCTGGGCTTCTCTTCTACTCTCTGCGCACTCTGACCACCATGGCCCCTTACCTCCGCACTGACGATGTG CCTCTGGCACGGATGTTGGTGCCCAAGCTCATCATGGCCGTGCAGACTCTGATTTCTGTAGATGAG GCAAAGGCTTGTGAGGCCATGGAGGCCCTGGATGAATTGCTGGAGTCAGAGGTGCCTGTCatcacctcccacctctctgAGATCCTCACATTCTGCCTAGGG GTGGCTAGAAACACGGCTCTGGGTGATGCAGTGCGTGTACGTATTCTCTGCTGCCTCACTTTTTTGGTCAAAGTCAAGAGCAAG GCCTTACTGAAGAATCGTCTCCTCCCCCCCTTGCTGCACacccttttccccattatttctGCTGAGCCCCCCTTGGGCCAGTTGGATCCAGAGGACCAAGATTCAGAGGAGGAAGACTTGGAGATTGGGCTGGTGGGAGAGACACCCAAGCACTTTGCTGTACAG GTTGTAGACATGCTGGCACTACATTTGCCCCCTGAGAAGCTTTTTACCCCACTA ATGCCCATGCTGGAAGAGGCCTTGAGGAGTGCGAGCCCCTACCAGCGCAAGGCTGGGCTCCTGGTGCTGGCTGTGCTGTCCGACGGAGCTAGCGACCACATCAGGCAGAG ACTGCTGACCCCACTACTGCAGATTGTGTGCAAGGGCCTGGAGGACCCATCACAAGTTGTGCGCAATGCCGCGCTCTTTGCCCTGGGCCAGTTCTCAGAGAACCTACAG CCTCATATCAGCAGGTATTCAGGGGAGGTGATGCCACTGCTCCTTGCCTACTTGAAGTCAGTGCCTCCCAGGCACACACACCACCTAGCCAAAGCCTGCTATGCCCTGGAGAATTTCGTGGAGAACCTAG GGCCTAAAGTGCAGCCCTACCTTCCGGAGCTTATGGAGTGTATGCTGCAGCCTCTGAGGAATCCCAGCAGTCCCCAGGCCAAAGAGCTAGCTGTGAGCGCCCTGGGGGCCATTG CCACggctgcccaggcctccctgctgccctACTTTCCTACCATCATGGAGCACCTGCGGGAATTCCTGGTGACAGGCCATGAGGACCTTCAGCCTGTGCGGATCCAGAGCCTGG AGACACTGGGGGCACTGGCACGAGCAGTGGGGGAGCCCATGAGGCCCCTGGCTGAGGAATGTTgccagctggggctgggcctgtgCGACCAGGTAGACGACCCTGACTTGCGACGCTGCAC gTACAGCCTGTTTGCAGCCTTATCGGGGCTGATGGGTGAGGCCCTGGCACCTTACCTGCCACAAATCACTACATTCATGCTGTTGTCACTGCGTTCCACTGAGGGCATTGTG CCTCAGTACGACAGCAGTAGCTCTTTCCTTCTGTTTGATGACGAGagtgatggggaggaagaggaagagctcatggatgaggatgaggaagaggaggatgacTCGGAGATCTCAGG GTACAGTGTGGAGAACGCCTTTTTCGACGAGAAGGAAGACACCTGTGCTGCCCTGGGGGAGATCTCTGTGAACTCCAG CGTGGCCTTCCTTCCCTACATGGAGAGTGTCTTTGAAGAAGTATTCAAACTTCTGGAG TGCCCCCACCTGAATGTGCGCAAGGCAGCCCACGAGGCCCTGGGTCAGTTCTGCTGTGCACTGCACAAAGCCTGTCAGAGCTGCCCCTCAGAACCCAGCACGGCTG CTCTGCAGGCCACCCTGGCCCAGGTGGTGCCATCCTACATGCAGGCAGTGTATAGGGAGCGGGAGCGCCAAGTGGTGATGGCTGTCCTGGAGGCCTTGACAGGGGTGCTGCGCAGCTGTGGGACCCTCATACTGCAGCCCCCTGGGCGCCTGGCTGAACTCTGCAACATGCTTAAGGCAGTGCTGCAGAGGAAG ACAGCCTGTCAGGATactgaagaggaggaggaggaggaggaccag GCTGAATACGATGCCATGCTATTGGAGTACGCCGGTGAGGCCATTCCTGCCCTGGCAGCCGCAGCTGGGGGAGATGCTTTCGCCCCCTTCTTCGCTGGGTTCTTGCCATTACTGCTGTGCAAGACA AAACAGGGCTGCACAGTGGCAGAGAAGTCTTTTGCAGTGGGTACACTAGCAGAGTGCATTCAGGGCCTGGGTGCTGCCTCAGCCCAGTTTGTATCCCGTCTGCTCCCCGTGCTGCTGAGTGCCACCCGGGAGGCAGACCCCGAAGTGCGGAGCAATGCCATCTTCGGGCTGGGCGTGCTGGCCGAGCATGGGGGTCGCCCTGCCCAGGA ACACTTTTCCAAGCTGGTGGGGCTCCTGTTGCCCCTGCTGGCACGGGAGCGCCATGACCGTGTCCATGACAACATCTGTGGGGCACTTGCTCGCCTACTGATGGCCAGTCCCACGAGGAAGCCAGAACCCCAG GTGCTGGCTGCCCTGCTGCATGCCCTGCCACTGAAGGAGGACCTGGAGGAGTGGGTCACTGTAGGGCACCTCTTCGGCTTCCTGTACCAGAGCACCCCTGACCAG GTGGTAGATGTAGCTCCTGAGCTCCTGCGCATCTGCAGCCTCATTCAGGCTGATGACAAGATCCCACCAG ATACCAAGGCCGCACTGCTGATGCTCCTGACATTCTTAGCCAAACAGCACACCGATAGCTTCCATTCAGCATTGGGCTCACTGCCCGGAGACAAAGCTCAGGAGCTCCAGGCCATTCTGGGCCTCACCTAG
- the IPO4 gene encoding importin-4 isoform X1 — translation MEPAGLELILRELLLPDTERIRRATEQLQTVLRDPAALSALCNLLASAADPQIRQFAAVLTRRRLSTRWRRLSAEQRESIKSLVLTTLQRETEHTVSLSLAQLSATIFRKEGLEAWPQLMQLLQHSTRSPHIPEREMGLLLLSVVVTSRPEAFRPHHRELLRLLNETLGEVGSPGLLFYSLRTLTTMAPYLRTDDVPLARMLVPKLIMAVQTLISVDEAKACEAMEALDELLESEVPVITSHLSEILTFCLGVARNTALGDAVRVRILCCLTFLVKVKSKALLKNRLLPPLLHTLFPIISAEPPLGQLDPEDQDSEEEDLEIGLVGETPKHFAVQVVDMLALHLPPEKLFTPLMPMLEEALRSASPYQRKAGLLVLAVLSDGASDHIRQRLLTPLLQIVCKGLEDPSQVVRNAALFALGQFSENLQPHISRYSGEVMPLLLAYLKSVPPRHTHHLAKACYALENFVENLGPKVQPYLPELMECMLQPLRNPSSPQAKELAVSALGAIATAAQASLLPYFPTIMEHLREFLVTGHEDLQPVRIQSLETLGALARAVGEPMRPLAEECCQLGLGLCDQVDDPDLRRCTYSLFAALSGLMGEALAPYLPQITTFMLLSLRSTEGIVPQYDSSSSFLLFDDESDGEEEEELMDEDEEEEDDSEISGYSVENAFFDEKEDTCAALGEISVNSSVAFLPYMESVFEEVFKLLECPHLNVRKAAHEALGQFCCALHKACQSCPSEPSTAALQATLAQVVPSYMQAVYRERERQVVMAVLEALTGVLRSCGTLILQPPGRLAELCNMLKAVLQRKTACQDTEEEEEEEDQWRSMLGGATVTAGAGAPTPDLAPQAEYDAMLLEYAGEAIPALAAAAGGDAFAPFFAGFLPLLLCKTKQGCTVAEKSFAVGTLAECIQGLGAASAQFVSRLLPVLLSATREADPEVRSNAIFGLGVLAEHGGRPAQEHFSKLVGLLLPLLARERHDRVHDNICGALARLLMASPTRKPEPQVLAALLHALPLKEDLEEWVTVGHLFGFLYQSTPDQVVDVAPELLRICSLIQADDKIPPDTKAALLMLLTFLAKQHTDSFHSALGSLPGDKAQELQAILGLT, via the exons ATGGAGCCCGCGGGCCTGGAACTGATCCTGCGGGAGCTGCTGCTGCCGGACACCGAGCGCATCCGCCGG GCCACCGAGCAGCTCCAGACCGTTCTTCGGGACCCCGCCGCCCTGTCCGCGCTTTGCAACCTGTTGGCCTCCGCGGCCGATCCTCAG ATCCGCCAGTTCGCAGCCGTGCTGACCCGCAGACGACTGAGCACCCGCTGGCGACGGCTGTCAGCGGAGCAacgggagag CATCAAGTCCCTGGTTCTGACGACcctccagagagagacaga GCACACTGTGAGCCTTAGCCTGGCCCAGCTCTCAGCCACTATTTTTCGGAAGGAaggcctggaggcctggcctCAGCTCATGCAGCTTCTTCAGCACAGTACCCGCAGCCCCCACATCCCTGAGAGAGAG ATGGGGCTTTTGCTGCTAAGTGTAGTGGTGACCTCCCGGCCGGAGGCCTTCCGACCCCACCACCGGGAACTTCTTCGGCTTTTGAATGAGACCCTTGGTGAGGTGGGGTCTCCTGGGCTTCTCTTCTACTCTCTGCGCACTCTGACCACCATGGCCCCTTACCTCCGCACTGACGATGTG CCTCTGGCACGGATGTTGGTGCCCAAGCTCATCATGGCCGTGCAGACTCTGATTTCTGTAGATGAG GCAAAGGCTTGTGAGGCCATGGAGGCCCTGGATGAATTGCTGGAGTCAGAGGTGCCTGTCatcacctcccacctctctgAGATCCTCACATTCTGCCTAGGG GTGGCTAGAAACACGGCTCTGGGTGATGCAGTGCGTGTACGTATTCTCTGCTGCCTCACTTTTTTGGTCAAAGTCAAGAGCAAG GCCTTACTGAAGAATCGTCTCCTCCCCCCCTTGCTGCACacccttttccccattatttctGCTGAGCCCCCCTTGGGCCAGTTGGATCCAGAGGACCAAGATTCAGAGGAGGAAGACTTGGAGATTGGGCTGGTGGGAGAGACACCCAAGCACTTTGCTGTACAG GTTGTAGACATGCTGGCACTACATTTGCCCCCTGAGAAGCTTTTTACCCCACTA ATGCCCATGCTGGAAGAGGCCTTGAGGAGTGCGAGCCCCTACCAGCGCAAGGCTGGGCTCCTGGTGCTGGCTGTGCTGTCCGACGGAGCTAGCGACCACATCAGGCAGAG ACTGCTGACCCCACTACTGCAGATTGTGTGCAAGGGCCTGGAGGACCCATCACAAGTTGTGCGCAATGCCGCGCTCTTTGCCCTGGGCCAGTTCTCAGAGAACCTACAG CCTCATATCAGCAGGTATTCAGGGGAGGTGATGCCACTGCTCCTTGCCTACTTGAAGTCAGTGCCTCCCAGGCACACACACCACCTAGCCAAAGCCTGCTATGCCCTGGAGAATTTCGTGGAGAACCTAG GGCCTAAAGTGCAGCCCTACCTTCCGGAGCTTATGGAGTGTATGCTGCAGCCTCTGAGGAATCCCAGCAGTCCCCAGGCCAAAGAGCTAGCTGTGAGCGCCCTGGGGGCCATTG CCACggctgcccaggcctccctgctgccctACTTTCCTACCATCATGGAGCACCTGCGGGAATTCCTGGTGACAGGCCATGAGGACCTTCAGCCTGTGCGGATCCAGAGCCTGG AGACACTGGGGGCACTGGCACGAGCAGTGGGGGAGCCCATGAGGCCCCTGGCTGAGGAATGTTgccagctggggctgggcctgtgCGACCAGGTAGACGACCCTGACTTGCGACGCTGCAC gTACAGCCTGTTTGCAGCCTTATCGGGGCTGATGGGTGAGGCCCTGGCACCTTACCTGCCACAAATCACTACATTCATGCTGTTGTCACTGCGTTCCACTGAGGGCATTGTG CCTCAGTACGACAGCAGTAGCTCTTTCCTTCTGTTTGATGACGAGagtgatggggaggaagaggaagagctcatggatgaggatgaggaagaggaggatgacTCGGAGATCTCAGG GTACAGTGTGGAGAACGCCTTTTTCGACGAGAAGGAAGACACCTGTGCTGCCCTGGGGGAGATCTCTGTGAACTCCAG CGTGGCCTTCCTTCCCTACATGGAGAGTGTCTTTGAAGAAGTATTCAAACTTCTGGAG TGCCCCCACCTGAATGTGCGCAAGGCAGCCCACGAGGCCCTGGGTCAGTTCTGCTGTGCACTGCACAAAGCCTGTCAGAGCTGCCCCTCAGAACCCAGCACGGCTG CTCTGCAGGCCACCCTGGCCCAGGTGGTGCCATCCTACATGCAGGCAGTGTATAGGGAGCGGGAGCGCCAAGTGGTGATGGCTGTCCTGGAGGCCTTGACAGGGGTGCTGCGCAGCTGTGGGACCCTCATACTGCAGCCCCCTGGGCGCCTGGCTGAACTCTGCAACATGCTTAAGGCAGTGCTGCAGAGGAAG ACAGCCTGTCAGGATactgaagaggaggaggaggaggaggaccag TGGAGGAGCATGTTGGGAGGTGCCACAGTCACAGCTGGTGCTGGTGCCCCAACCCCTGACCTGGCCCCACAGGCTGAATACGATGCCATGCTATTGGAGTACGCCGGTGAGGCCATTCCTGCCCTGGCAGCCGCAGCTGGGGGAGATGCTTTCGCCCCCTTCTTCGCTGGGTTCTTGCCATTACTGCTGTGCAAGACA AAACAGGGCTGCACAGTGGCAGAGAAGTCTTTTGCAGTGGGTACACTAGCAGAGTGCATTCAGGGCCTGGGTGCTGCCTCAGCCCAGTTTGTATCCCGTCTGCTCCCCGTGCTGCTGAGTGCCACCCGGGAGGCAGACCCCGAAGTGCGGAGCAATGCCATCTTCGGGCTGGGCGTGCTGGCCGAGCATGGGGGTCGCCCTGCCCAGGA ACACTTTTCCAAGCTGGTGGGGCTCCTGTTGCCCCTGCTGGCACGGGAGCGCCATGACCGTGTCCATGACAACATCTGTGGGGCACTTGCTCGCCTACTGATGGCCAGTCCCACGAGGAAGCCAGAACCCCAG GTGCTGGCTGCCCTGCTGCATGCCCTGCCACTGAAGGAGGACCTGGAGGAGTGGGTCACTGTAGGGCACCTCTTCGGCTTCCTGTACCAGAGCACCCCTGACCAG GTGGTAGATGTAGCTCCTGAGCTCCTGCGCATCTGCAGCCTCATTCAGGCTGATGACAAGATCCCACCAG ATACCAAGGCCGCACTGCTGATGCTCCTGACATTCTTAGCCAAACAGCACACCGATAGCTTCCATTCAGCATTGGGCTCACTGCCCGGAGACAAAGCTCAGGAGCTCCAGGCCATTCTGGGCCTCACCTAG